DNA sequence from the Blastomonas fulva genome:
CGGATCAGGCCTGGGCAATGCAGCCAATGCTTCCCGCGGAAACTGGCGATAGGCCGGCGCGTCCGGATCAAGCGGCACGCCTGCGGTAGTGATCGCCCCATAGCCTCCCATAGAGTAGCCCAGCACGCCGATGGCCTGCGGATCGACTACGCCGGCCACGGTGGAATTCGTCACCGATCCGTCCAGGATCGCCCTGAGAACTGCTTGCTGGTCCCTGGAACGGTTCACCAGAACGCTGCCAAACGAGGTCGCAAAAGAAGCAACATCGCTGAACGGTAGATCGCGGTGATCGATCGAGGCAACCACATAGCCGCGAGACGCCAAGGTCTCGCCCAGCCGGCTCATATGTTCGGCCCATCCGCCATAGCCATGTGACATGATGATCAAGGGAAAGCGTTGCCCGGTAAGCGCCTGCGCTGGTGCCAAGGCCATGCCCTGCTCAGAAAGCTCCAACACCTGCTGGCCAGGCACGGCACGTTTGTGACGATAATGCTGGCGGACTGCATCGCCTTCAGGTCGGGCCGGGAACCAAAGCCGAAGGCCAATCCTTCGATCGCCCAGATCCAGTTCCTCAACGACCGTCCCGACCTGATGCTGCCCGCGGCCCGCCAGTTCGGGCATTTCCGTTGACGGCCGGTGTGCGTGCTTAGGTGTGCCAGGGTCAGCCGCACGGACATCAGTTGCGATGAGCAGCGCGAAGGCGGTTACGGCAAGCTCAAGCATCTTACCTTGAACAGCCATGGTCA
Encoded proteins:
- a CDS encoding alpha/beta hydrolase family protein, which codes for MAVQGKMLELAVTAFALLIATDVRAADPGTPKHAHRPSTEMPELAGRGQHQVGTVVEELDLGDRRIGLRLWFPARPEGDAVRQHYRHKRAVPGQQVLELSEQGMALAPAQALTGQRFPLIIMSHGYGGWAEHMSRLGETLASRGYVVASIDHRDLPFSDVASFATSFGSVLVNRSRDQQAVLRAILDGSVTNSTVAGVVDPQAIGVLGYSMGGYGAITTAGVPLDPDAPAYRQFPREALAALPRPDPAMAGQIDAVVALAPWGAQPDAMVWRDQDLAALKTPMLLIDGDQDDVVDFENGVKRLLGTASGSDRYLLVYREAAHNIAGNPVQLPEGADFPAIEFLTDPVWRKERIEAINVHFISAFFDLHLKQDQAMRRYLDVPVPLAGAGRWPSSFGQQWGGAVAGDEQPDYWRGFQRRWARGLEMHHKSAGE